Proteins encoded together in one Armatimonadota bacterium window:
- a CDS encoding DUF4981 domain-containing protein has protein sequence MNKSRNDLENPEVVHINRLPGRAYTFPFPDEASALTGASPWVQSLNGRWKFHYAETPAEAPQDFYEEDFDVCAWDEIPVPSNWQIEGYGRPHYTNVQYPFPVDPPRVPTENPTGSYRREFFVPDDWSDRRVFLRFEGVDSAFYVWVNGRMVGFSKGSRIPAEFDVTEHVRPGMNTAAVRVYQWSDGSYCEDQDMWWLSGIFRDVSLIAAPKTHLWDVKLSTDFDEAYRDATLRVGAAVRNYASKAANCLLDAVLCDAEGNEAGRATAMVKAKADGDAGVEVLIPVVEPRMWSAERPYLYTLLITLRTTRGRAIETTPVKVGLREIEMNGGNLLLNGVPITFKGVNRHEFHPDTGRALTVEAMVQDILLMKRHNVNAVRTSHYSDDPRWYDLCDYYGIYLIDECDLETHGFGMQPDWRGNPTNDPEWEQACVDRMERMVLRDRNHPSVIMWSLGNESNFGRNHHSMAAKARELDDRPIHYEGDYQLQTADVYSRMYTHLSDVVAIGKGEYDGPRGYLDKPFILCEYAHAMGNGPGGLLEYWDAIYKYPRLQGGFIWEWIDHGIRAVDSEGREFFAYGGDFGDVPNDGCFICDGLVFPDRTPSPGLTEYKKVIEPVKVEAVDLAAGKFAITNRYDFASLDHLAVSWTVTTDGEVVKSGTVKLPHVKAGKSARVTVPYQVPHACPGVECYLTLSFVLARDTIWAERGHEVAWSQFKLPSHASHVSHTFHPPLAMDDSPNTIHLSGPGFELTFDKINAVIADWTANGVRLIETGPRLNFWRATTNNDRSWTNAKAWRDSWLHALQHRTESVEAVQISPSAARIMVGTRIAPPIYDRAFECEYVYKINGEGEVLIAVHGVPTGEWPETLPKIGLQMTVPESLERVTWFGRGPGESYVDTKQAGRFGRWAMSVDDLHTPYVFPQDNGNRTDVSWVALTETGGSGLLATGAPTLDFSASRFATEDLEAATHAHELAPRDFIELNLDYRHNGVGSASCGPGPWEHYLLRPHEFRFSIRLKPLGTGRQPFVR, from the coding sequence ATGAATAAGAGCCGGAACGATTTGGAGAACCCCGAAGTAGTGCACATCAACCGCCTACCGGGACGGGCGTACACTTTCCCGTTCCCCGACGAAGCATCGGCGCTGACCGGCGCATCGCCCTGGGTGCAATCCCTGAACGGCCGGTGGAAGTTCCACTACGCCGAGACGCCCGCCGAGGCCCCGCAGGACTTCTACGAGGAGGACTTCGACGTGTGCGCCTGGGACGAGATCCCGGTCCCGTCGAACTGGCAGATCGAGGGATACGGTCGTCCGCATTACACGAACGTCCAGTACCCATTCCCGGTGGACCCGCCGCGAGTGCCGACGGAGAACCCGACCGGCTCCTACCGCCGCGAGTTCTTCGTCCCCGACGACTGGTCCGATCGTCGCGTATTCCTCCGCTTCGAGGGGGTGGACTCCGCATTCTACGTCTGGGTGAACGGGCGGATGGTCGGGTTCAGCAAGGGAAGCCGCATCCCCGCCGAGTTCGATGTGACGGAGCACGTGCGCCCGGGGATGAACACCGCCGCCGTGCGCGTCTACCAGTGGTCCGACGGCTCCTACTGCGAGGACCAGGACATGTGGTGGCTGAGCGGCATCTTCCGTGACGTCTCGCTTATCGCCGCACCGAAGACGCACCTCTGGGACGTGAAGCTGAGCACCGATTTCGACGAGGCCTATCGGGACGCCACTCTCAGGGTGGGGGCCGCAGTGCGCAACTACGCGTCGAAGGCAGCCAACTGCCTCCTCGATGCCGTGCTTTGCGACGCGGAGGGGAATGAAGCCGGGCGGGCCACCGCCATGGTCAAGGCCAAGGCCGACGGCGACGCTGGGGTCGAGGTGCTGATACCCGTAGTCGAGCCCCGGATGTGGTCGGCGGAGCGCCCGTATCTCTACACCCTGCTCATCACGCTCAGAACCACGAGAGGAAGAGCGATTGAGACGACGCCGGTGAAGGTCGGCCTGCGTGAGATCGAGATGAATGGCGGCAACCTGCTCCTTAACGGCGTGCCTATCACCTTCAAGGGCGTCAACCGCCACGAGTTTCATCCCGACACCGGCCGCGCGCTCACGGTCGAGGCGATGGTGCAGGACATCCTGCTCATGAAGCGCCACAACGTCAACGCCGTCCGCACGTCGCACTACTCCGACGACCCGCGCTGGTATGACCTCTGCGACTACTACGGAATCTACCTGATTGACGAGTGCGACCTCGAGACTCACGGGTTCGGCATGCAGCCGGACTGGAGAGGCAACCCGACGAACGACCCCGAGTGGGAGCAGGCATGCGTGGACCGAATGGAGCGCATGGTCCTGCGCGACAGGAATCATCCCTCGGTTATCATGTGGTCGCTCGGCAACGAGTCGAACTTCGGCCGCAATCACCACTCAATGGCCGCGAAGGCGCGCGAACTCGACGACCGACCGATCCACTACGAGGGCGACTACCAACTGCAGACCGCCGACGTGTACAGCCGGATGTACACACATCTGAGCGATGTCGTCGCCATCGGCAAGGGGGAGTACGACGGTCCGAGAGGCTATCTCGATAAGCCGTTCATCCTCTGTGAGTACGCCCACGCGATGGGCAACGGTCCGGGCGGTCTGCTCGAGTACTGGGACGCGATTTACAAGTATCCGCGCCTTCAGGGTGGGTTCATCTGGGAATGGATTGACCACGGCATCCGGGCCGTTGACAGCGAAGGCCGGGAGTTCTTCGCCTACGGCGGCGATTTCGGCGACGTGCCGAACGACGGCTGCTTCATCTGCGATGGGCTCGTGTTCCCCGATCGGACGCCTTCCCCGGGCCTGACTGAGTACAAGAAGGTCATCGAGCCGGTGAAGGTCGAGGCCGTTGACCTCGCGGCCGGCAAGTTCGCGATCACCAACCGCTACGACTTCGCCTCGCTCGATCACCTCGCCGTCTCATGGACCGTTACCACAGACGGAGAGGTCGTCAAGAGCGGGACCGTCAAACTCCCGCACGTCAAAGCCGGGAAGTCGGCGAGGGTGACGGTGCCTTACCAGGTCCCGCATGCCTGTCCCGGGGTGGAGTGTTACCTGACGCTCTCATTCGTCCTTGCGCGCGACACGATCTGGGCCGAGCGCGGCCACGAGGTCGCCTGGTCGCAGTTCAAGCTGCCGTCCCACGCGTCCCATGTGTCACATACGTTCCATCCGCCGCTCGCCATGGATGACTCGCCGAACACCATCCATCTCTCCGGACCGGGGTTCGAGCTCACGTTCGACAAGATCAATGCCGTCATCGCCGACTGGACTGCAAACGGGGTGCGCCTTATCGAGACCGGTCCGCGCCTGAACTTCTGGCGCGCGACCACGAACAACGACCGGTCCTGGACCAACGCGAAGGCTTGGCGGGACTCGTGGCTCCACGCCCTCCAGCACCGCACCGAGTCGGTCGAAGCGGTGCAGATCAGCCCGTCCGCGGCCCGCATCATGGTTGGCACACGCATCGCCCCGCCGATCTACGACAGAGCGTTCGAGTGCGAGTACGTCTACAAGATCAACGGCGAAGGAGAGGTTCTGATCGCGGTTCACGGCGTACCCACCGGCGAGTGGCCTGAGACGCTCCCGAAGATCGGTCTGCAGATGACTGTCCCGGAGTCGCTGGAACGGGTCACCTGGTTCGGGCGCGGACCCGGCGAGTCATATGTGGACACCAAGCAGGCCGGGCGCTTCGGGCGCTGGGCGATGAGTGTTGACGACCTGCATACGCCCTACGTCTTCCCGCAGGACAACGGCAACCGAACGGACGTATCATGGGTCGCCCTGACGGAGACCGGCGGATCGGGGTTGCTGGCGACAGGAGCGCCGACGCTCGACTTCAGCGCGAGCCGGTTTGCGACCGAGGATCTTGAGGCTGCGACTCACGCGCACGAACTGGCTCCGCGCGACTTCATCGAGCTGAACCTGGACTATCGGCACAACGGTGTCGGCTCCGCTTCCTGCGGCCCAGGCCCCTGGGAGCACTATCTCCTGCGTCCGCACGAGTTTAGATTCTCCATTCGTCTGAAGCCGCTGGGAACCGGTCGTCAGCCGTTCGTCAGATAG
- a CDS encoding U32 family peptidase, with product MRIELLAPAKDVECGIAAIDSGADAVYIGAARFGARESAGNNLDDIAELVRHAHKFWAMVYVTVNTLLRDDEIPQAVQMIEQLHVLGIDGLIIQDAGLLECDLPPIPLIASTQMHNNTPERVAFLGQIGFRRAILARELTLDEISAIRAATDIELEFFVHGALCVCYSGQCYLSYALGGRSGNRGQCAQPCRKPYTLIDRNGKMLEYRKHLLSLRDLSLSGSLRDLIEAGVCSFKIEGRLKDKAYVTNVVSYYRRELDKLGVQRVSSGRSTIDFAPDLTRTFNRGYTDYFLHGRTEKIGSPDTPKMIGEPIGPVLKVSRRDVMIDTAIPLHNGDGITWFDRQCRLRGTVVNGVKGRTIVTDKPVSIEPGTMLYRNHDHEFLARLEKSRPERKIEIRLALRETPDGLELTAVDENGNTAEFALPCEKEAAQKPEQALESIRRQLGKTGGTDFEASEVNFELAEVPFVPISALNTIRRGVLEALAKVRESNRPIVRGGPVRSDFPYPATELTFEGNVLNSKAEEFYRRHGVTKIEPAAESGLDMRGRRVMTTRYCIKHQFGLCPKDGAQKLKEPLTLVNEQGNTLELRFDCAGCLMEVYLTNG from the coding sequence ATGCGGATCGAGCTTCTGGCGCCGGCCAAAGATGTGGAGTGCGGGATCGCCGCGATCGACAGCGGGGCCGACGCGGTGTACATCGGCGCTGCTCGGTTCGGCGCGCGTGAGTCCGCCGGGAACAACCTCGACGACATCGCCGAACTCGTGCGCCACGCGCACAAGTTCTGGGCCATGGTCTACGTGACGGTCAACACACTCCTCCGCGACGATGAGATCCCCCAGGCGGTCCAGATGATCGAGCAGCTCCACGTACTAGGCATTGACGGCCTGATCATCCAGGATGCCGGCCTGCTGGAGTGCGATCTCCCGCCGATCCCGCTCATCGCCAGCACCCAGATGCACAACAATACGCCGGAGCGAGTCGCATTCCTCGGGCAGATCGGCTTCCGGAGGGCGATCCTGGCGCGGGAACTCACACTCGACGAGATAAGCGCGATCCGGGCGGCGACCGACATCGAACTGGAGTTCTTCGTCCACGGCGCGCTCTGCGTCTGTTACAGCGGACAGTGCTACCTCAGCTATGCGCTCGGCGGACGGAGCGGCAACCGGGGGCAGTGCGCTCAGCCATGCCGGAAGCCGTACACGCTGATCGACCGGAACGGCAAGATGCTGGAGTACAGGAAGCATCTGCTCTCGCTGCGCGACCTCAGTCTGTCAGGGAGCCTGCGCGATCTGATCGAGGCGGGCGTCTGCTCATTCAAGATCGAGGGCCGGCTGAAGGACAAGGCCTACGTGACCAATGTTGTCTCATACTACCGCCGGGAGTTGGACAAGCTTGGCGTCCAGAGGGTTTCCTCAGGCCGGAGCACAATTGACTTCGCGCCGGATCTGACAAGGACGTTCAACCGAGGCTACACGGACTACTTCCTTCACGGGCGGACGGAGAAGATCGGCTCACCGGATACCCCCAAGATGATCGGCGAGCCGATCGGGCCTGTGCTCAAGGTCAGCCGCCGCGACGTGATGATCGACACCGCCATCCCACTCCACAACGGCGATGGGATCACCTGGTTCGACCGGCAATGCAGGCTTCGGGGTACCGTGGTGAACGGCGTCAAGGGCAGGACGATCGTGACCGACAAGCCGGTGAGCATCGAGCCGGGCACGATGCTCTACCGCAATCACGACCACGAATTCCTCGCCCGCCTTGAGAAGTCGAGGCCCGAGCGGAAGATCGAGATCCGGCTGGCGCTGAGAGAAACACCCGACGGCCTCGAACTGACGGCGGTCGATGAGAACGGGAACACCGCTGAGTTCGCGCTCCCCTGCGAGAAAGAAGCCGCGCAGAAACCCGAGCAGGCGCTGGAGAGCATCCGCAGGCAGCTCGGCAAGACCGGAGGCACGGATTTCGAGGCATCGGAGGTGAACTTCGAACTGGCCGAGGTCCCGTTCGTCCCGATCTCGGCACTCAACACGATCCGTCGAGGAGTCCTGGAAGCGCTGGCGAAGGTCCGCGAGTCGAACCGTCCGATCGTCAGAGGCGGGCCGGTCCGGAGCGACTTCCCCTACCCCGCGACCGAGTTGACCTTCGAGGGGAACGTGCTCAACAGCAAGGCGGAGGAGTTCTACCGGCGGCACGGCGTGACGAAGATCGAACCGGCGGCGGAATCGGGCCTCGATATGCGCGGAAGACGGGTGATGACGACCCGCTACTGCATCAAGCACCAGTTCGGCCTCTGCCCGAAGGACGGCGCGCAGAAGCTCAAGGAGCCGCTGACACTCGTCAATGAGCAGGGCAATACCCTCGAGTTGCGCTTCGACTGCGCCGGGTGCCTGATGGAGGTCTATCTGACGAACGGCTGA
- a CDS encoding HD domain-containing protein: MDRLTKQIDFVLEIDKLKHVLRQSRVTDGSRRENDVEHSWHLAVMTMLLAEYAAEPIDVLRTVRMVLVHDIVEIDAGDTFIYSTAAREAAHETEQAAADRLFGMLPDDQASEFRALWDEFEARITPESWFARALDRLQPIMLNHANQGGPWREHNVTAEQVTSLNMSVLEQGAPKLAEFAEKLFMDAQEKGYFHEE; encoded by the coding sequence ATGGACAGGCTGACCAAACAGATAGACTTCGTCCTCGAGATCGACAAGCTGAAGCACGTCCTGCGCCAGAGCAGGGTCACCGACGGCTCGCGGCGGGAGAACGACGTCGAGCACTCCTGGCACCTGGCGGTCATGACGATGCTCCTCGCCGAGTACGCCGCCGAGCCGATCGACGTGTTGCGAACCGTGAGGATGGTCCTCGTCCACGACATCGTCGAGATCGACGCCGGGGACACGTTCATCTATTCGACGGCGGCTCGCGAGGCGGCGCATGAGACCGAGCAGGCCGCCGCGGACCGGCTCTTCGGCATGCTCCCGGACGACCAGGCGTCGGAGTTCCGCGCTCTCTGGGACGAGTTCGAGGCGCGGATTACCCCCGAGTCGTGGTTCGCCCGGGCGCTCGACCGCCTGCAGCCGATCATGCTGAACCACGCCAACCAGGGCGGTCCGTGGCGGGAGCACAACGTCACCGCCGAGCAGGTCACGAGTCTGAACATGTCGGTCCTCGAGCAGGGAGCACCCAAACTGGCCGAGTTCGCCGAGAAGCTCTTCATGGATGCGCAGGAGAAGGGGTACTTCCATGAGGAGTGA
- a CDS encoding family 10 glycosylhydrolase, protein MLKTTICLAIILLPALTAAVIAEPQFKVRAIWVDTGSFATREKADDLLDQCRRAKINLILPNVMAHGSVMHKSSHFLHNVAANDKLDPLAYLTEKAHGLGIEVHAWYCVYYEGVKGLAPGHPDWICTDMDGKRMDQTYFLSPQVPGVNDYLLSVMRDGLAYDIDGVHLDYIRYYGTPYDYSELGLERFIEAGGFDPRNFLDGGERLVKNEPFPLRVMHSERHKSRVWEQTWVESLMDRSGVGFSFISEKPELVDALRAPGCLVLSTYYNSSPEMTAAIERYVERGGSVVCIDGLTSGENPELHKLFGVKPESKWRATGWRTITAEGSHPLTKCLPREALKVNVNGILALDGGQVVARFDSGEPAVIVNGRAVLVCFNACTSPTSGPPRMVRGIVEWLRSESGVTSGADPMRARRVAWIRWKCNRIAELVRGVREAVKAKNPKLAVSAAGGFNANEPYTVSRDGQAWLNEGLMDFVCPMDYFDDIRELKESLDLHRASVTPDQLSTFYPGLSLYTSKSIGGKRTTVSQDARIIKQQLDLLRKEGHRGFTLFCSAQLNDAQIKVIATAAR, encoded by the coding sequence ATGCTCAAGACAACCATCTGCCTCGCAATCATCCTGCTGCCCGCCCTGACCGCCGCCGTTATCGCCGAGCCGCAGTTCAAGGTCCGTGCGATCTGGGTCGATACCGGTTCGTTCGCCACCAGAGAGAAGGCCGACGACCTGCTCGACCAGTGCCGGCGCGCGAAGATCAATCTCATTCTCCCGAACGTCATGGCGCATGGTTCGGTGATGCACAAGTCGTCCCACTTTCTGCACAACGTCGCCGCAAATGACAAGCTCGATCCGCTCGCGTACCTGACCGAGAAGGCGCACGGCCTGGGGATCGAGGTTCACGCCTGGTACTGTGTCTACTATGAGGGAGTGAAGGGCCTCGCGCCCGGGCATCCCGATTGGATCTGCACCGACATGGACGGCAAGCGCATGGACCAGACCTACTTCCTCTCACCGCAGGTGCCGGGCGTGAACGACTACCTGCTCTCGGTGATGAGGGACGGCCTTGCGTACGACATCGACGGAGTCCACCTCGACTACATCCGATACTACGGCACGCCTTACGACTACTCCGAACTCGGCCTGGAGCGATTCATCGAGGCCGGAGGCTTCGACCCTCGGAACTTCCTCGACGGCGGTGAGCGCCTCGTGAAGAACGAGCCGTTCCCACTCCGCGTGATGCACTCCGAGCGACACAAGTCACGCGTCTGGGAGCAGACCTGGGTCGAGAGCCTGATGGACCGCTCCGGCGTCGGATTCTCGTTCATCTCCGAGAAGCCCGAGCTTGTCGATGCCCTCAGAGCGCCCGGATGCCTGGTGCTCTCCACCTACTACAACTCCTCGCCCGAGATGACCGCCGCCATCGAGCGGTACGTCGAGCGCGGCGGAAGCGTCGTCTGCATCGACGGCCTGACCTCCGGCGAGAATCCGGAGCTGCACAAGCTGTTCGGGGTCAAGCCCGAGAGCAAGTGGCGTGCCACCGGCTGGCGCACGATCACCGCCGAGGGAAGCCATCCACTGACGAAGTGCCTGCCTCGCGAGGCCTTGAAGGTCAATGTCAACGGAATACTGGCGCTCGACGGCGGCCAGGTCGTCGCCCGCTTCGACTCCGGTGAGCCCGCGGTGATCGTGAACGGCCGGGCGGTGCTCGTATGCTTCAACGCCTGCACCTCACCTACGAGCGGTCCCCCGCGCATGGTCCGCGGAATCGTCGAATGGCTACGGTCCGAATCCGGCGTGACCTCAGGAGCCGATCCCATGCGCGCCAGACGCGTCGCGTGGATCCGGTGGAAGTGCAACCGCATTGCCGAACTGGTGCGTGGCGTGCGCGAGGCGGTCAAGGCTAAGAACCCGAAGCTGGCGGTTTCGGCGGCCGGCGGGTTCAATGCGAACGAGCCGTACACTGTCTCCCGCGACGGGCAGGCATGGCTCAACGAGGGCTTGATGGACTTCGTCTGCCCGATGGACTACTTCGACGACATCCGCGAGTTGAAGGAGTCGCTCGACCTCCACCGCGCATCCGTCACGCCGGATCAGCTCTCGACCTTCTACCCCGGCCTGTCGCTGTATACCTCGAAGAGCATCGGCGGCAAGAGGACGACCGTCTCCCAGGATGCCAGGATCATCAAGCAGCAGCTCGATCTCCTCCGCAAGGAGGGCCACCGCGGCTTCACGCTCTTCTGCTCGGCCCAGCTCAACGACGCCCAGATCAAGGTGATCGCGACGGCGGCAAGATGA
- a CDS encoding sigma-70 family RNA polymerase sigma factor — translation MHELHSAITRAQSGDLEAYGHLVQRFQDMACGYAYSILGDFDLAEDAAQDAFIQAYRELGSLREPNAFAGWFRRIVFTECSRLTRGKKLPTVPLESVLDVESAEPGPDRIVEQSEIRDAVLAAVRSLPEHERAVTTLFYINGYSHDDIAGFLDVPVSTVKSRLYTSRKRLKERMLEMVGDYLHENAPDEKFTSRVLENIPNLGWGMRKECTYCGALEAALSLTDHPFDYATIMGLNGIAFRTRWYQGPADYQRWCPSSCVGEFPEEDEWFLQSSGWRFRTEAHLNEKEPKMGRFGPDVVKSINAGWPVLAYDKTWNIAVIKGYEEGGKVVLLQTYRNPETEKHALDDLPGFLVIFKGHDKPLPPREQLMHSLRIAVRNWDRPNGLGDHMGRGGYLYGFRALKQWAEDLGRYDEWTEKERESLFFVSWWCFCSLVDARMAAVEYLRGHLDDVSGDERDSLARVISLYEEEINLLTPPSYERKEAFFGPWSGKSIADWTPEVRAREQELLLKATAIESDAVKAIEAVFCGKPIEWPPKFTDW, via the coding sequence ATGCACGAACTGCACTCCGCAATCACAAGAGCCCAGTCAGGAGACTTGGAGGCGTACGGTCATCTTGTCCAGCGCTTCCAGGACATGGCCTGCGGTTACGCCTACTCGATCCTCGGCGACTTCGACCTCGCTGAGGACGCCGCGCAGGATGCGTTCATCCAGGCGTACCGCGAACTCGGCAGCCTGCGCGAGCCGAACGCCTTTGCAGGCTGGTTTCGGCGCATCGTCTTCACCGAATGCTCGCGGCTGACGAGAGGGAAGAAGCTCCCTACCGTTCCGCTGGAGTCGGTCCTCGACGTCGAGTCCGCCGAGCCGGGCCCCGACCGGATTGTCGAGCAGAGCGAGATTAGGGACGCGGTGCTGGCCGCCGTCCGATCCCTTCCCGAGCACGAGCGCGCGGTTACCACTCTCTTCTACATCAACGGCTACTCCCATGATGACATCGCCGGGTTCCTGGATGTACCGGTCTCGACCGTCAAGAGCCGGCTGTACACCTCAAGGAAGCGGCTGAAAGAGAGGATGCTGGAAATGGTTGGCGACTACCTGCACGAGAACGCGCCCGACGAGAAGTTCACGAGTCGGGTGTTGGAGAACATCCCCAATCTGGGATGGGGCATGAGGAAGGAATGTACCTACTGCGGTGCCCTCGAAGCCGCACTGAGCCTGACCGATCACCCCTTCGACTACGCCACGATCATGGGGCTGAACGGGATTGCATTCCGCACGAGGTGGTATCAGGGCCCGGCGGACTATCAGCGCTGGTGCCCGTCGAGCTGCGTCGGCGAGTTCCCCGAGGAGGACGAGTGGTTCCTCCAGTCGTCGGGCTGGCGCTTCCGGACGGAGGCTCACCTGAACGAGAAGGAGCCGAAGATGGGACGGTTCGGGCCTGATGTAGTGAAGTCGATCAACGCCGGCTGGCCCGTTCTCGCCTACGACAAGACCTGGAACATAGCCGTGATCAAGGGCTATGAGGAGGGTGGCAAGGTCGTGCTCCTGCAGACCTACCGCAATCCCGAGACCGAGAAGCATGCCCTCGACGATCTGCCCGGGTTTCTGGTGATCTTCAAGGGCCACGACAAGCCGCTTCCACCCCGGGAGCAGTTGATGCACAGCCTGCGGATCGCCGTGCGCAACTGGGACCGGCCTAACGGTCTGGGTGACCACATGGGCAGGGGTGGATACCTCTACGGCTTCCGTGCCTTGAAACAGTGGGCGGAGGACCTTGGCCGCTACGACGAATGGACCGAGAAGGAGCGCGAGTCGCTCTTCTTCGTAAGCTGGTGGTGCTTCTGCAGCCTGGTGGACGCCCGTATGGCGGCGGTGGAGTACCTCCGCGGTCACCTCGATGACGTGTCCGGGGACGAACGGGACTCGCTCGCTCGCGTCATCTCCCTCTACGAGGAAGAGATCAACCTGCTGACGCCGCCCTCATATGAGCGCAAGGAAGCCTTTTTCGGTCCGTGGAGCGGAAAGTCGATCGCCGACTGGACGCCCGAGGTCCGTGCCCGCGAGCAGGAACTCCTGCTGAAGGCCACGGCGATAGAGTCGGACGCCGTCAAGGCGATCGAGGCAGTGTTCTGTGGCAAGCCGATCGAATGGCCTCCCAAGTTCACTGACTGGTAG
- a CDS encoding GNAT family N-acetyltransferase yields MADIRIETERLILRDIEEDDWVGVHRYASIPVVCRFMAWGPNTEQDSKDFVRRAQAGRGDDPQKEVHLGIVRKDTGEFIGAGGIWRRDGRMHEAEIGYCLHPDCWNHGYITEAARAFIDFGFREWDSHRIFARIDPENFGSIRVAEKCGMRRDGHLLKTDWIKGEWRDMLIYAILEEEWS; encoded by the coding sequence ATGGCTGACATTCGGATCGAGACAGAGCGTCTGATCCTTCGAGACATCGAGGAGGACGACTGGGTTGGCGTCCATCGGTACGCGAGCATTCCAGTCGTCTGCCGCTTCATGGCCTGGGGGCCGAATACCGAGCAGGACTCCAAGGATTTCGTACGGCGGGCGCAGGCAGGTCGAGGTGACGATCCGCAGAAGGAAGTCCATCTCGGCATCGTGCGGAAGGACACCGGTGAGTTCATCGGCGCCGGCGGAATCTGGCGCAGGGACGGCCGGATGCACGAGGCCGAGATCGGTTACTGCCTCCATCCCGACTGCTGGAACCACGGTTACATAACCGAAGCCGCCCGCGCGTTCATTGATTTCGGCTTCCGGGAGTGGGATTCGCACCGCATCTTCGCCCGAATCGACCCCGAGAACTTCGGCTCGATCCGAGTGGCAGAGAAGTGCGGCATGCGCCGGGATGGACACCTCCTGAAGACCGACTGGATCAAGGGCGAATGGCGTGACATGCTGATATACGCGATTTTGGAGGAGGAGTGGAGTTAG